The following is a genomic window from Elaeis guineensis isolate ETL-2024a chromosome 10, EG11, whole genome shotgun sequence.
AAAGACGGCTTCTCACATGTCCCCATGGAGAGGACTAGAAATGCAATCGCTGATGAACCAGAGAATAGGGAACCAGACTTCTCTAATGCCGCTCTTCCTTCATACACTAAACCAAGAAGAACTCAGAATGGAACCTATAATCACGATCAGCTTAAAGATGGTCTTGCTCATAAATGGACAGGAAAGGGTCAAAAGGCACTTGATACCATTGGCTCTGATGAGCAGGCATTTGGCATGAAGAGATCTTCAAGTGGTAAAGCTGTGAATATGGCTCCTCCTTACACCaaatctcatggtgaaaagaacAACAATGGCTTAATATATGATCAATTGCAAAGGGTGGAGGAAGATCATACTGGTAGAGAGAGGCAGCCCGTGAGGCCAGTGAATAATGACAGATTGATCAACATGCGTCCACCTTATGTCAAATTAAAAGTCAATGACCCTTCCTCCGACCCTGATCAAGTCATTCAAGATtctaaaatcactgatcatgacaGATATGATGGCAGTGAAGACATGAAAGGTGGAGTGTTTGTTGGTGAGAAGTCCAGGCAGAAGCCTGTTTCTGTTAGGAGGAAGGTCGCCAAGCCAACAGTAATTTACACTATTGACAGTACCATCGATGAAGAGAAGATCATGATCCAAACTGGAGGTGGTAGAGGAAGTGATACAGGTAGGAGGACCACTGCTGCCTATGAAGTTACAGGTGATGTTAATAATAAGAAAATCATGGCGAGGCGCCCAGGACCCCCAGTGGATGATGAGATGGACAATGCTATTGATTATGGCAAGCTCTTGCGTCGAACCCCGAGTGGCCAAAGAAGACATGGAAGCAGGAGAAGTGCCGTGGTGAATGATGGATGCGGTGATGAGGAGGAAATGATGATGGATAAGCTCCTGATACATTACAGTAGGAAAGGTACGGCCAGTGAAGCCAGCAAGATACGGATAAGGAGCAAAGCTATCCCCGTGGATCATGTCGAGCATGAGATTAAGGATAAAATCCGTCCTGGCTCGAGAGATTCTGTGCATGTTCCTGATAGAAGTAGCTCACTTCCCCCTGAACTGACAAAGCCGGAAGCAGGTGTCAAAATGCATACTCGCACTGCTTCTATGCAGCCTGATATGTTGAGCCCTAATGGTGGGCGTGTGCATCCGAGGCTACCAAATTACCATGACTTGGCTGCTCAGTTCAATGCCTTGAGGAGATCTTGAGCATCTACAACGTTTgatctgcaatttttttttctcctcctcaCTGCATCTTTATATGGTGGCACGGTTTCTCCATTATAACACAGCATGATGTTCGCTCTACAGGCCCTTCCTGCCCGATCTAGTTGTTACTCTCCTATCCCTTCTCAAAGCATGTCCAAAATCAAAACCGTTGATGTAATGTCAGATTACACTACTGCATTGATGTTCCCTTTTGATTTTCCTCCATAATTCAGATGATCATCTATGTGCATATGCTGCGAACTATATGTcaacttgctttatgaaattagatatatttcatGGGTTGCTCAAAATTCATTGCCCTGATCATTCCCTGGTTTTGATACTTCCTTGTATCATGCCTCTTTTCTTCTAGTTGCAAGAAGATAGTCTCCGGTGAGATCACTATTGGCGTACGCGAGCCTCACCTAAAGCTGGTTATTCAAGTGCCCCCCCTCTGTCCCCTTTCTCAGCAAACGAGGAAGGTTGAGTTGGACTCCCAAGACTCGCATCCACCGTCGACGGAAAACGCTTCTCTTTCATGGGGAGTAAAGAGAGATGAGAAGCATGAGAAGTCTGGCAAGGGGGGCAGCACTGACCGTGGATCTGAGCCTCTCTGGTCAACATTCTTTTCCTAGTCCTCTTTACCGACCTCTTCTTCTGCTCCCATTTCTGTTGCTGGAAGCAGCGATTCGAGACGGCAGCTCCCAACACCAGCAATGCAGCAGCAGAGAGGGCCTTCCAACTCTACCTCTCTCGAAGCCCCTCAGCTTCCCGTTCTACGCCCATGGCATCCTCCAGGAACCGACAACCATCCCCAAGCTAGAGGAAGCGGTGGCGGCGGCAGCTTTGCCACCAAGACAAACAGAATGCCGATCCTCAATGCCATACAACCATTATGAAGAGGAGATAACAAAGGTGCCACATTGGAGA
Proteins encoded in this region:
- the LOC105052821 gene encoding uncharacterized protein gives rise to the protein MFDNLLGRKFSNKCKHAMKCINSRIAIIKNKKRAMVRFLKKDVADLLASGCDDVAYGRIDALIVEINHAYCYDMIEQCCESILKQLPTLQKQRECPQEAMEPMSTLLFAAARFSDLPELCDLRHIFTERYGSHMESSVKAEFVEKLQKKSFSQEKKLQLMKDIAQEFSVTWDSNAFEHKLSNLSAPKYDQPKNGMRHHSASQKPSTRLPNGVEEEISSKGKYEHAPVSVWKQEVRKEPKDVHVVTTIKDGFSHVPMERTRNAIADEPENREPDFSNAALPSYTKPRRTQNGTYNHDQLKDGLAHKWTGKGQKALDTIGSDEQAFGMKRSSSGKAVNMAPPYTKSHGEKNNNGLIYDQLQRVEEDHTGRERQPVRPVNNDRLINMRPPYVKLKVNDPSSDPDQVIQDSKITDHDRYDGSEDMKGGVFVGEKSRQKPVSVRRKVAKPTVIYTIDSTIDEEKIMIQTGGGRGSDTGRRTTAAYEVTGDVNNKKIMARRPGPPVDDEMDNAIDYGKLLRRTPSGQRRHGSRRSAVVNDGCGDEEEMMMDKLLIHYSRKGTASEASKIRIRSKAIPVDHVEHEIKDKIRPGSRDSVHVPDRSSSLPPELTKPEAGVKMHTRTASMQPDMLSPNGGRVHPRLPNYHDLAAQFNALRRS